From Acidovorax sp. FHTAMBA, one genomic window encodes:
- a CDS encoding copper oxidase has translation MTSRRDFFKFAGIAGGAVAASSVSRVAMAALPEPVIQTSPNTMAPLVPNSGRPYNPVVTLNGWTLPWRMNQGVKEFHLVAEPVVREMAPGMKAHLWGYNGQSPGPTIEVVEGDRVRIFVTNKLPEHTSIHWHGQRLPNGMDGVAGLNQPAIQSGKTFVYEFVARRPGTFMYHPHADEMVQMAMGMMGFWVTHPKDKHPLIDVVQRDFCFLLSAYDIEPGAATPRVAEMTNFNLWTWNSRVFPGIDSLNVRLNDKVRIRIGNLTMTNHPMHLHGHEFLVTGTDGGPTPKSTRWHEVTTDVAVGQMRQIEFVADEEGDWAFHCHKSHHTMNPMGHDVPTLIGVDHSGLAKKFNKLIPDYMVMGERGMSDMVEMEMPIPDNTVPMMTGQGPFGSVEMGGMFSVLKVRREQKPGDYKDPGWFKHPAGTVAHEYTGPMAEPARFSAEGGQSMPRVRKPATPTEVKVRKPTSHGAH, from the coding sequence ATGACATCCAGACGAGATTTTTTTAAGTTTGCCGGCATCGCAGGTGGCGCTGTTGCGGCGAGCTCGGTCAGCCGTGTGGCCATGGCGGCATTGCCCGAGCCGGTGATCCAGACCAGCCCGAACACCATGGCGCCGCTGGTGCCCAACTCGGGGCGGCCCTACAACCCGGTGGTCACACTTAACGGCTGGACACTGCCGTGGCGGATGAATCAGGGCGTCAAAGAGTTCCACCTGGTCGCCGAGCCTGTGGTGCGCGAGATGGCGCCCGGCATGAAGGCCCATCTGTGGGGCTACAACGGTCAGAGCCCCGGCCCCACGATCGAAGTGGTCGAAGGCGACCGCGTGCGCATATTCGTCACCAACAAATTGCCCGAGCACACCAGCATCCACTGGCATGGACAGCGTTTGCCCAATGGCATGGACGGTGTGGCGGGATTGAACCAGCCCGCAATCCAGTCGGGCAAGACCTTCGTCTACGAGTTCGTCGCACGCCGGCCAGGCACGTTCATGTACCACCCGCATGCGGACGAGATGGTGCAGATGGCCATGGGCATGATGGGCTTCTGGGTCACGCACCCGAAGGACAAGCATCCCTTGATCGACGTGGTGCAGAGAGACTTCTGCTTCCTGCTGAGCGCCTACGACATCGAGCCTGGCGCTGCGACCCCCAGGGTTGCAGAGATGACGAACTTCAATCTGTGGACATGGAACAGCCGTGTCTTTCCTGGCATCGACTCCTTGAACGTCCGGCTCAACGACAAGGTGCGTATTCGCATCGGCAACCTCACCATGACCAACCACCCGATGCACTTGCATGGTCACGAGTTCTTGGTCACAGGCACTGATGGTGGCCCCACGCCCAAGAGCACGCGGTGGCATGAAGTAACCACCGACGTGGCGGTTGGTCAGATGCGTCAGATCGAGTTCGTGGCCGACGAGGAAGGCGATTGGGCCTTCCACTGCCACAAGAGCCACCACACCATGAACCCCATGGGTCACGACGTTCCCACACTCATCGGCGTGGATCACAGCGGCCTTGCCAAGAAATTCAACAAGCTCATCCCGGACTACATGGTCATGGGCGAACGCGGTATGTCCGACATGGTCGAGATGGAAATGCCAATCCCTGACAACACCGTGCCCATGATGACCGGCCAGGGGCCGTTCGGATCGGTGGAGATGGGCGGGATGTTCAGCGTGCTCAAAGTGCGCAGGGAGCAAAAGCCCGGCGACTACAAAGACCCCGGCTGGTTCAAGCATCCGGCAGGCACGGTCGCGCATGAGTACACCGGCCCGATGGCCGAGCCCGCGCGATTCAGCGCAGAGGGCGGCCAGTCCATGCCGCGCGTTCGCAAGCCTGCAACGCCGACCGAAGTCAAGGTGCGCAAGCCTACATCGCATGGCGCGCATTGA
- a CDS encoding DUF411 domain-containing protein, which translates to MEQEVRVMFKKKPRALGLAVPAMPMGLPGTNGPAYSGRRTPFKRC; encoded by the coding sequence CTGGAACAAGAAGTCCGCGTCATGTTCAAGAAAAAGCCCCGAGCGCTGGGACTGGCAGTGCCCGCCATGCCGATGGGCTTACCGGGCACGAATGGGCCGGCTTACAGCGGTCGGCGCACCCCCTTCAAGCGCTGCTGA
- a CDS encoding DUF2933 domain-containing protein, with amino-acid sequence MDQPDNDSHAPSFWRRPAGMALATAAVIAGFYLLREHWGHVLGYWPYLLLLACPLMHLMHGHGGHGGHGNHAQPPRRTNNNKE; translated from the coding sequence ATGGATCAGCCTGACAACGACTCCCATGCGCCATCGTTCTGGCGCCGCCCAGCCGGCATGGCGCTGGCAACGGCTGCCGTGATCGCTGGTTTTTATCTGCTGCGAGAGCACTGGGGCCATGTTCTGGGTTATTGGCCCTACCTGCTGCTGCTCGCCTGTCCGCTAATGCACCTGATGCACGGCCACGGCGGCCATGGTGGGCACGGCAACCATGCGCAGCCGCCACGGCGCACCAACAACAACAAGGAATAA
- a CDS encoding copper-binding protein: MNTIKQILAISAVAVGIALPMSSFAQASMEPGKTEAAQSASLTDGEIKKVDLDNGKVTIKHGEIKHMDMPGMTMVFTAKDKSLLSNVKPGDKVKFMVVNEGGKMVVTDIQPAQ, encoded by the coding sequence ATGAACACCATCAAACAAATTCTTGCCATTTCCGCCGTGGCCGTGGGTATAGCGCTGCCCATGAGCAGCTTTGCCCAGGCAAGCATGGAGCCTGGCAAGACAGAAGCGGCACAGTCGGCGTCCCTGACCGATGGCGAGATCAAGAAAGTTGATCTGGACAACGGCAAGGTCACCATCAAGCACGGTGAAATCAAGCACATGGACATGCCCGGTATGACCATGGTATTCACCGCGAAGGACAAGAGCCTGTTGTCCAACGTGAAGCCTGGCGACAAGGTCAAGTTCATGGTCGTCAACGAGGGCGGGAAGATGGTTGTCACAGACATTCAGCCCGCTCAGTGA
- a CDS encoding isoprenylcysteine carboxylmethyltransferase family protein → MNHTESAYGLWSLVIINSAIFIMFAFSFFKPATARDWRTFGAFAAFIVALFVEMYGFPLTIYLISGWLQTKFPNLDLLSHTSGHLWSTLLGEKGDPHFGVLHIASYVFLGFGFYLLSTAWNVLYHAQRGQSLATTGPYARIRHPQYVAFVMILLGFLLQWPTLLTLAMFPVLLLMYGRLAITEENEMHKQFGATYDTYAQRTPRFIPRMGKAQSTTDSVSKR, encoded by the coding sequence GTGAACCACACCGAATCTGCTTATGGCCTGTGGTCGTTGGTCATCATCAATTCAGCGATCTTCATCATGTTTGCGTTCAGCTTTTTCAAGCCTGCAACGGCCCGTGACTGGAGGACGTTTGGCGCATTCGCAGCCTTCATAGTTGCCTTGTTCGTAGAGATGTATGGCTTCCCGCTGACGATTTATCTGATATCGGGCTGGCTTCAAACCAAGTTCCCTAATCTGGATCTGCTCTCCCACACCTCGGGTCACTTGTGGTCCACCCTGTTGGGCGAAAAGGGCGACCCGCATTTCGGCGTACTGCACATCGCCAGCTACGTTTTTCTGGGCTTTGGTTTCTACCTGTTGTCCACAGCGTGGAATGTGCTCTACCACGCTCAGCGTGGCCAATCGCTTGCAACAACAGGCCCCTACGCGCGCATTCGCCATCCGCAGTACGTGGCTTTTGTGATGATTCTGCTGGGCTTCCTGCTGCAGTGGCCCACCTTGCTGACCTTGGCCATGTTCCCTGTCTTGCTCCTGATGTACGGACGTCTGGCAATCACCGAAGAGAACGAAATGCACAAACAGTTCGGTGCAACTTACGACACATACGCCCAGCGCACACCCCGGTTTATCCCTCGCATGGGCAAGGCCCAGTCGACGACTGACTCGGTGTCAAAAAGATGA
- a CDS encoding cupredoxin family protein, which translates to MKFTRSTISQLFAMAALAASGAAFAAGNHAGGHGDEGETAIGKPGVAAKARRTITIEMSDNMRYTPSNIQVKQGETVRFVVKNVGQVKHELSLGTEKELLEHLEQMKKFPDMEHDEPGKVTLQPGKQGEIVWQFTKAGGVNFACLMPGHYEAGMKGTVQVGKK; encoded by the coding sequence ATGAAATTCACGCGCTCCACTATTTCTCAACTCTTCGCCATGGCTGCACTGGCCGCATCGGGGGCAGCCTTCGCTGCCGGCAACCATGCAGGTGGCCACGGTGACGAGGGTGAGACAGCCATTGGCAAACCCGGCGTCGCCGCCAAGGCCCGTCGCACCATCACCATCGAAATGAGCGACAACATGCGCTACACGCCGTCGAACATTCAGGTCAAACAGGGCGAAACCGTGCGCTTCGTTGTCAAGAACGTCGGACAGGTCAAGCACGAACTCAGCCTGGGCACCGAGAAGGAGCTACTGGAGCACCTGGAACAGATGAAGAAGTTCCCGGACATGGAGCACGACGAACCCGGCAAGGTGACGCTGCAGCCTGGCAAGCAAGGCGAAATCGTCTGGCAGTTCACCAAGGCCGGAGGCGTGAACTTTGCCTGTCTGATGCCTGGCCACTACGAGGCCGGCATGAAGGGCACTGTCCAGGTTGGCAAGAAGTAA
- a CDS encoding TolC family protein produces the protein MMPLRATHAKLALSALGLAVLTGCASVSLDQNINRVNDEAGSFTGGKLALARTLDERDQRAQAAQALLAQPLEQKDAVQLALVNSPSLQTLLAQGWAESADAAQAGRIANPIFSFERMVAGDELEFGRALSFGLLDLLTLPARHGGATRRIEQAQLRLTSDVVDQITRVRQSWVRAVAAQQTLKYAKQVYDSAEAGAELAKRMQAAGNFNRITRAREQAFYADAATRLSAAQHQATASREELVRLLGLDEAQEQTLKLPERLPELPKQPMEPQTVALQATQARLDIRLAQSALNGAVKAQGLNMVTSFTDIELTGRRNTTFDNAEGTRSTARGWEIAVRLPIFDWGGIQRDAMNARTLAAANQLEATVRAAGSSLRESYSAYRTAYDVARHHRDEVVPLRKVISEENQLRYNGMLISVFELLADARDQVSAVSAAIDAQQQFWLADAAMQASVIGRPTSTSLSVASSAPGGGDAGH, from the coding sequence ATGATGCCTTTGCGTGCCACTCATGCCAAATTGGCTCTGTCCGCACTCGGATTGGCAGTGCTGACGGGATGTGCCAGCGTCAGCCTGGATCAGAACATCAATCGCGTCAACGACGAAGCTGGCAGTTTTACCGGGGGCAAGCTCGCGTTGGCTCGTACCCTGGATGAACGCGACCAGCGTGCGCAGGCCGCTCAAGCCTTGCTGGCGCAGCCTTTGGAGCAGAAAGATGCTGTCCAGTTGGCCTTGGTGAACAGCCCATCCCTGCAGACCCTTCTGGCGCAGGGTTGGGCAGAGTCGGCGGATGCCGCGCAGGCCGGGCGGATTGCCAACCCCATTTTCAGTTTTGAGCGCATGGTCGCAGGCGATGAGCTGGAGTTTGGGCGCGCTTTGTCCTTCGGCTTGCTGGATCTTTTGACGCTTCCCGCACGGCACGGCGGCGCTACCCGGCGCATTGAGCAAGCGCAATTGCGTCTGACCAGTGATGTGGTGGATCAGATCACCCGTGTGCGCCAGTCCTGGGTGCGGGCCGTGGCCGCGCAACAAACGCTCAAATATGCCAAGCAGGTCTATGACAGCGCGGAAGCAGGAGCGGAACTGGCCAAGCGCATGCAGGCGGCGGGCAACTTCAACCGGATTACCCGTGCACGGGAGCAAGCTTTCTACGCCGATGCCGCCACCCGGCTGAGCGCAGCGCAGCACCAGGCTACGGCCAGCCGCGAAGAACTGGTGCGACTGCTGGGGCTAGATGAGGCGCAGGAACAAACGCTTAAGCTGCCGGAGCGATTGCCGGAGCTACCTAAACAGCCAATGGAGCCGCAGACGGTCGCCTTGCAAGCAACCCAGGCGCGTCTGGATATCCGCTTGGCCCAATCCGCGCTCAATGGGGCCGTCAAGGCCCAGGGTCTGAACATGGTGACCAGCTTCACCGATATCGAACTCACCGGGCGTCGCAACACGACCTTTGACAACGCTGAGGGCACTCGTTCTACTGCGCGCGGCTGGGAAATCGCCGTACGCCTTCCGATCTTCGATTGGGGCGGGATACAGCGTGATGCGATGAACGCACGGACCTTGGCCGCAGCCAACCAGCTCGAAGCCACCGTGCGCGCAGCAGGCTCCAGCCTGCGGGAAAGCTACTCGGCCTACCGCACGGCCTACGACGTGGCCCGTCACCACCGCGATGAAGTCGTGCCGCTGCGCAAGGTGATCTCGGAGGAAAACCAGCTTCGCTACAACGGCATGCTGATCAGCGTTTTCGAGCTGCTGGCCGATGCGCGCGATCAGGTCAGCGCCGTCTCCGCTGCCATCGACGCACAGCAGCAGTTCTGGCTGGCCGACGCCGCCATGCAGGCGTCCGTGATCGGACGCCCCACGAGCACCAGCCTGTCCGTCGCATCCAGTGCACCCGGCGGCGGCGACGCCGGCCATTGA
- a CDS encoding site-specific integrase: MDLILSMHPMARAWLLDGPLSSYVGAFQALLERGRYAEGSSETALRAWSHFAHWMAKCQVSAEQIDEALVEQFLDSHLPRCDCHPAALRTRSGLSASLGHLLALLREQHVIVELPGPSGPIAEELNRYNVHMRDARGLAIGTREDRLVLVGRLLQCKFAGKAIAIGELQPEDVRGFIATELTRVSSGSHSSAVTAALRAYFRYRGTCGDAVNSLLGAISSPVRWSQASLPRALTTEEVQRLEAHCAEAKRAPLRLLAMVRLALDLGLRVGEIAKLEIGDFDWRAGTVTLKRTKSQRQDVLPLPVLTGQALAEYMRHERPATTLPSLFVRRLAPHDKPIGVDAVSQAIGRALRGAGISRGCHSLRHTLACRLVNSGSSIKEVADVLRHRSLDTSLIYAKLDLQLLAEVALPWPGSAS; this comes from the coding sequence ATGGACTTGATTCTTTCGATGCACCCGATGGCCAGGGCATGGCTGCTCGATGGCCCGCTGTCTTCATACGTCGGGGCGTTCCAGGCATTGCTGGAGCGCGGCCGGTACGCCGAAGGCAGCTCGGAGACTGCCCTTCGTGCCTGGTCGCACTTTGCCCACTGGATGGCGAAGTGCCAGGTATCTGCCGAACAGATCGACGAAGCCCTCGTCGAGCAGTTTCTGGATTCGCATCTGCCGCGCTGCGACTGCCATCCCGCGGCTCTGCGTACACGCAGCGGCTTGAGCGCCAGTCTCGGACACCTGCTCGCCTTGTTGCGGGAACAGCATGTCATCGTGGAACTGCCAGGCCCCAGCGGTCCCATTGCAGAAGAACTGAACCGTTACAACGTCCACATGCGCGACGCCCGCGGCCTGGCGATAGGCACGCGCGAGGATCGGCTGGTACTCGTAGGTCGTCTGCTGCAATGCAAGTTCGCGGGCAAGGCCATCGCCATCGGCGAGTTGCAGCCGGAAGACGTTCGCGGCTTCATCGCAACCGAGCTCACGCGGGTCAGCAGCGGGTCGCATTCCAGCGCGGTCACTGCTGCGCTGCGGGCCTACTTCCGATACCGCGGGACCTGCGGTGACGCAGTGAACAGCCTGCTCGGCGCTATCTCGTCGCCGGTGCGATGGAGCCAAGCATCGTTGCCGCGCGCGCTGACGACCGAGGAGGTCCAGCGCCTCGAAGCGCATTGCGCCGAGGCCAAGCGGGCTCCGCTGCGCCTGCTGGCCATGGTGCGCCTGGCCTTGGATCTCGGACTGCGCGTGGGCGAGATCGCCAAGCTGGAGATCGGCGACTTCGATTGGCGTGCCGGAACGGTGACCTTGAAGCGAACAAAGTCCCAGCGCCAGGATGTCCTACCGCTGCCGGTGCTCACCGGGCAGGCTCTGGCGGAGTACATGAGACACGAGCGGCCCGCAACCACGCTGCCATCGCTGTTCGTCCGTCGGTTGGCGCCACACGACAAGCCCATCGGCGTCGATGCAGTGAGCCAGGCAATCGGGCGTGCCCTGCGAGGTGCCGGCATCTCACGCGGTTGCCATTCGTTGCGTCACACGCTGGCCTGTCGCCTGGTCAACAGCGGCAGTTCGATCAAGGAGGTCGCCGATGTGCTTCGGCATCGATCGCTGGACACCTCGTTGATCTACGCCAAGCTCGACTTGCAACTGCTTGCCGAGGTCGCTCTGCCTTGGCCTGGGAGTGCATCATGA
- a CDS encoding tyrosine-type recombinase/integrase — MSAAASANIDLTAKVEQYLAERLRLGFKPCSSDLAVRSFTRFMVGEGRDIALTVDVMVQWAHQVQPRYLVGGRANVDTAARRLATLRPFMRWLQQFDPTVEVPDDSSFGPIPRRVAPHIYSEAEIAALIVAARRLGPSDGLRATTYATLFGLIASAGLRVSEAINLADSDADLDGGILTIQQTKFGKSRMVPLHPSVIGPMAAYRALRRQYVPAKPQMTFFVGSRGVHRGEPLGDRQVHRVFCQLREQLGWIDRGGHGRPRVHDLRHSFAVRRMILWHQQGANLDQRMLALSTYMGHINISSTYWYLSGVPELMALAGARFERFADVAENDDE, encoded by the coding sequence ATGAGCGCCGCAGCATCGGCGAACATCGACCTCACCGCCAAGGTGGAGCAATACCTGGCTGAACGCCTGCGCCTCGGGTTCAAGCCGTGCTCCTCTGATCTCGCTGTGCGCAGCTTCACTCGCTTCATGGTCGGAGAGGGACGCGACATCGCGTTGACGGTAGACGTGATGGTCCAGTGGGCGCACCAGGTACAGCCTCGGTATCTCGTGGGCGGCCGGGCCAATGTCGACACGGCAGCGCGCCGACTGGCAACGCTGCGCCCCTTCATGCGCTGGCTCCAGCAGTTCGATCCGACTGTCGAAGTTCCTGACGATTCCAGCTTCGGTCCGATCCCGCGCCGCGTGGCGCCTCACATCTACAGCGAAGCCGAGATCGCGGCATTGATCGTCGCTGCCCGCCGACTCGGCCCCTCGGATGGCCTTCGTGCCACCACCTATGCAACGCTGTTCGGTCTGATCGCATCGGCCGGGCTTCGGGTCTCTGAAGCGATCAACCTGGCCGACTCGGATGCAGATCTGGACGGCGGCATCCTGACCATACAGCAGACCAAGTTTGGCAAGTCCCGCATGGTGCCGCTGCACCCCAGCGTGATCGGTCCGATGGCAGCCTACCGGGCCTTGCGCCGCCAGTACGTGCCTGCGAAGCCGCAGATGACATTCTTCGTGGGCTCGCGTGGCGTGCACCGGGGTGAACCGCTGGGAGATCGGCAGGTGCATCGAGTGTTCTGTCAGCTGCGCGAGCAATTGGGTTGGATCGATCGCGGCGGCCATGGCCGACCGCGGGTGCATGACCTGCGCCATAGCTTCGCCGTGAGACGGATGATCCTGTGGCACCAGCAGGGAGCGAACCTTGACCAACGAATGCTGGCCCTGTCCACGTACATGGGCCACATCAATATCTCCAGCACGTACTGGTACCTGAGCGGCGTGCCGGAGTTGATGGCGTTGGCCGGCGCTCGATTCGAACGCTTCGCCGACGTCGCGGAGAACGACGATGAGTAG
- a CDS encoding heavy-metal-associated domain-containing protein gives MKTIDLQVEGMSCGSCVKHVTHALQPLPGVSGVEVDLQSGHVRVSGELAQGSAPLLMALTDAGYPAKLATDAPIPAATSQPKASGCHSGGAGGCGCR, from the coding sequence ATGAAAACGATTGATCTGCAAGTCGAGGGCATGAGCTGCGGCTCATGCGTCAAGCACGTCACGCACGCATTGCAACCGCTGCCGGGTGTCAGTGGGGTGGAGGTCGATCTCCAGTCTGGGCATGTCCGGGTGAGCGGGGAACTGGCGCAGGGCAGCGCCCCATTGTTGATGGCATTGACGGATGCGGGTTACCCCGCAAAGCTGGCCACAGACGCGCCCATTCCCGCTGCGACCTCGCAGCCTAAAGCCTCGGGCTGCCACAGCGGCGGTGCGGGGGGCTGTGGTTGCCGATGA
- a CDS encoding DUF2933 domain-containing protein, whose translation MSHQHDGHESPPSFWSSRYAIGYVAIGAVAAYFLLTEHLAHVVGALPFLLLLACPLMHVFMHGSHGGHGHHGQSKPDVSKTAESRKEGDPQ comes from the coding sequence ATGAGCCATCAACACGACGGACACGAGTCGCCCCCCAGTTTCTGGAGTTCTCGATACGCCATCGGCTACGTGGCGATTGGTGCCGTGGCGGCGTATTTTTTGTTGACAGAACACCTCGCGCATGTCGTCGGGGCGCTACCTTTTCTCCTGCTCCTCGCCTGCCCGCTGATGCATGTTTTCATGCACGGCAGCCACGGTGGGCATGGTCACCATGGCCAGAGCAAGCCTGATGTGTCGAAGACTGCCGAATCGCGCAAAGAAGGAGATCCCCAGTGA
- a CDS encoding tyrosine-type recombinase/integrase — translation MSSSEHRKPAPPSFATLVQSFFAEHLTQQRALSPQTVAAYRDAFVLFLDFAQAQLHKTPTTLSLADLTPALILDFLDHLERDRHNTVRSRNARLAALRSFLKFAARRDVTALQVVEQALGVPMKRFERPMFEFLTREEMLAVIGAPGADWMGQRDKLLLALLYNTGARVSEAIGVKVGDVVLAPAACVHLHGKGRKQRSVPLWRSTVKVIRAWLKFNPDLTPTSALLPNRGGQAMTRSNVTQRLALAVKKAALTTPSLAGRTISPHCLRHSTAMHLLQSGVDISVIALWLGHESPATTHQYIEADLAMKEKALARLQDPNVVPQRFRAEDDLLKFLKTL, via the coding sequence ATGAGTAGTTCTGAACACCGCAAGCCCGCTCCGCCGAGCTTCGCGACGCTGGTCCAGTCCTTCTTCGCCGAGCACCTGACGCAGCAGCGCGCGTTGAGCCCGCAGACCGTTGCGGCCTATCGGGACGCGTTCGTGCTGTTCCTGGACTTCGCCCAGGCGCAACTGCACAAGACGCCCACGACGCTGTCGCTCGCCGACCTGACGCCCGCGCTGATCCTGGACTTCCTCGATCATCTCGAACGCGATCGGCACAACACCGTTCGCAGCCGCAATGCGCGACTGGCCGCGCTGCGCTCGTTCCTGAAGTTCGCGGCCCGGCGAGACGTGACGGCACTTCAGGTCGTCGAGCAGGCGCTCGGCGTGCCGATGAAGCGCTTCGAGCGGCCGATGTTCGAGTTCCTGACACGCGAGGAGATGCTGGCCGTGATCGGCGCGCCAGGAGCGGATTGGATGGGCCAGCGAGACAAGCTGCTGCTGGCCCTGCTGTACAACACCGGTGCCCGCGTGTCGGAGGCAATCGGCGTAAAAGTGGGCGACGTCGTGCTGGCACCCGCCGCCTGCGTGCATCTGCATGGCAAGGGACGCAAGCAGCGGTCGGTGCCGCTCTGGCGATCGACGGTCAAGGTGATCCGCGCCTGGCTGAAGTTCAACCCGGACCTGACTCCCACGTCGGCGCTGCTGCCCAACCGTGGCGGACAGGCGATGACGCGGTCCAACGTGACGCAGCGCCTGGCATTGGCCGTCAAGAAAGCCGCGCTCACGACGCCGAGCCTGGCCGGGAGAACGATCTCTCCACACTGCCTGCGTCACTCGACCGCTATGCACCTTCTGCAGTCGGGCGTGGACATCAGCGTGATCGCTCTGTGGCTCGGACACGAGAGTCCGGCGACAACGCATCAGTACATAGAGGCCGATCTCGCCATGAAGGAAAAGGCACTGGCCAGGCTTCAGGATCCCAATGTGGTCCCACAGCGGTTCCGGGCAGAAGACGATCTGTTGAAGTTCCTCAAGACCTTGTGA
- a CDS encoding cytochrome c, whose amino-acid sequence MKRTIQKHALVAALWSLAFTVLPVHAADDAAQLQQGKVLFGQGAVPACALCHALKDAGAEGAVGPSLDELKPDAKRVATALRNGIGQMPSYNGKLSDAQIAALAAYVAKASGGSK is encoded by the coding sequence ATGAAGCGCACAATCCAAAAACACGCGTTGGTCGCTGCCCTGTGGTCGTTGGCATTCACAGTGCTGCCCGTGCACGCCGCCGACGATGCCGCGCAACTTCAACAAGGCAAGGTGTTGTTCGGCCAAGGCGCGGTGCCTGCCTGCGCCCTGTGCCATGCGCTCAAGGACGCGGGAGCCGAAGGCGCCGTGGGCCCCAGCCTGGACGAGCTCAAGCCCGATGCCAAGCGCGTGGCCACCGCGCTGCGCAACGGGATTGGGCAGATGCCGTCCTACAACGGCAAACTCAGTGATGCGCAAATTGCCGCCCTGGCGGCCTACGTGGCCAAGGCTTCGGGTGGATCAAAGTGA